The DNA sequence TCCTTACCAATTCGAAGGCGGATGAGAAGATGGCGGATAAAGGAGCCGTTAAATTTGAACAATTTGGTCAGCCCAAGGAAACGGAAGCCTGTATTTTCGTAGCTCCCAACTTTAAATATCAGAAACTGATAGGAATTGGCGGTGCCATCACAGATGCATCAGCAGAAACTTTTTATAAAATGCCAAAGAACAAGCAGAAGGAAATTCTGGATGCTTATTTTGGAAAAAACGGATTGGGTTACACTGTTGTTCGTACCAATATGAACTCCTGTGACTTTTCCAGTGATTCTTACACGTATGTAGAGGATAATGATACCTCACTGAAAACGTTCAATGTTGCTCATGATGAGAAGTATAAAATTCCGATGATCAAAGAAGCTCAGAAAGCGATCGGGAATAATTTTACCTTCTATTTCTCTCCGTGGAGCCCGCCAGCTTGGATGAAATCAAATAAAAGTTTGTACAAAGGAGGAAGATTAGAAAATGAGTACTATCAGACGTGGGCCGATTACTATATCAAATTCATTAAAGAATACGAAAAAAGAGGAATCAATATCTGGGGACTGACCGTTCAAAACGAACCAATGGCCACTCAAAGCTGGGAATCATGCATCTACACCGCTGAAGAAGAAGGAGAATTCCTGAAAAAGAATCTTGGACCCACCCTTTGGAAAAACGGATATAAAGATAAAAAAGTAATGATCTGGGATCACAACAGAGACCTCATCTATCAAAGAGCCACTACTACATTAAGCGATCCTGAAACTTCAAAATACGCCAGCGGTATCGGGTATCACTGGTATGAAACATGGAATAATAAAACCCAGCTTTTTGACAATTTAGCAGAAACGCACAGAGCTTTTCCGGATAAATTCTTAGCGTTCACGGAAGGTTGCAAAGAACAGTTCAGTATGGATAAGATCTATAATGTAAGCCTGGGTGAGCTTTACAGTAAAAATATGCTGAACGATTTCAACAAAGGAAATGCATTATGGACTGACTGGAATATTCTATTGGATGAAACCGGAGGACCTAATCATAAAGGGAACTTCTGTTTTGCCCCGATTATTGCAGACACGAAAACAGGAGAGGTGTTCTATACCTATGAATACTATTATATAGGCCACGTTTCAAAATACATCAAACCCAATGCTCAAAGAATCGGAAGTTCTTCCAACAGAGCTGCGCTGACATCTTCCGCTTTTATGAATGAAAACGGACAATTGGTAACTGTTATCATGAACGATTCAGACAATGATATTGAAACGAATCTATGGATAGAAGGAATGGCTGCCAAACTGAATGCTCCTGCACACTCTATACAGACTGTAATTTTATAGTTTCATATTGCATATTAATATTATTTTTGACAGACCCGGCGGCCTCTTTGAGGCCGCCGGGTTTTATTTGTGAATGATGAGTTTCAGGATTATAAAAACAGAAAACCCATGAAAACTTCATGGGTTTTATTTATTTTTGAACGGAACTTTGTCCGCTATTTTTTTAATGAATGATTATTCAGTATCATACTTACTGATTACTTTCTGAGTAACCCCCGAACTGCTGAAACCACCATCATGGAAAAGGTTCTGCATTGTTACTTTCTTCGTAAGATCAGAGAAAAGGGTAACACAGTAGTCCGCACATTCAAGAGCAGTAGCATTTCCTAGTGGAGACATATCTTCTGCATATCCAAGGAATCCTCCGAAACCTTTCACACCGCTACCGGCAGTAGTCATTGTAGGAGACTGAGAAACGGTATTTACACGTACTTTTCTTTCACCCCAGTAGTTTCCGAAAGTTCTTGCAATGCTTTCAAGATAAGCTTTGTTATCAGACATATCATTATAATCCGGGAATGTTCTTTGAGCCGCAATATAAGTAAGCGCCAGGATGCTTCCCCATTCGTTCATACAATCTTTTTCCCAAGCTACACGCATTACTTTATGGAAAGAAACAGCGGAGATATCCCAACCTTTTTCCAACCAATCGTAGTTCATTTCTGTATAATGTTTTCCTTTTCTTACGTTGATAGACATTCCGATAGAGTGAAGGATAAAGTCGATTTTTCCAAATTTTGCAACAGCGGCATCAAAAAGTTTTTCAAGATCTTCTATAGAAGTAGCATCAGCGCCTATTACTTCAGAACCTGTTTTTTCTGCTAAACCATTAAGCTCTCCCATTCTTAAAGCAATAGGAGCATTGGATAAGATAAATTCAGCACCTTCCTCATGGCATCTTTCAGCAACTTTCCATGCGATAGATTGTTCATTAAGGGCTCCAAAAATAATTCCCTTTTTGCCTTTAAGTAAACCGTATGACATAATTTTTTAATGTTTATTATAATACAAATGTAGCAATAATTGTGGTTATGACATAATAAAAAATGGAGCCTTATCAATTTAAGACTCCATTTTATTGAAAATATTTATATGACTGAAATACTAATTGGTTTTCTTATTCCATTCTGCCTTTACATCCTCTGCCGCATCTTTGGTTTTTTCCCATGCCTCATCTGCTTTATCCTTGATATCCTCCCAGGCATCGGATACATTAGCTTTTACCCTGTCTAGCCAGTCTTCCTGGCTGGCTTCCTGATCATTATTCCTCTTCTCATTAATATAATCTTTAGCCTTATCTGCCAATTCATCGATTTTCCATTTGGCTTTATCCGTTGCATTCTGTAAAGAATTTTCTACATTGTTTACTGCATTTTCCGCTTTGTTGTACTCTGAATTGTTCATAATAATATAAATTTTAGTTTGGTATCAGTAATTAAACAATAACCATTCCTAAAATCGGTAGTCTCTGTTAAACTTTTCATAATCTTTTGTTATATTTTTCCAAATCAGCACTATCTTAGTAGATAAAATTTGATAATTATGGAAAAAATACGGTGTGGATGGTGCGAAAAAGATGATCTCTACAGAAAGTATCATGACGAAGAGTGGGGAAGACCTGTATATGATGATGAAACAATATTTGAATTCCTTATTCTTGAAAGCTTTCAGGCCGGACTGAGCTGGTATACTATTTTGTCTAAAAGAGAGAATTTCAGGAAAGCTTTTGATCATTTTGATTATAAAAAAGTAGCCGCTTATTCGGAAAAAAAGATCGAAGAATTAATGAATAACCCCGGGATTATCAGAAACAGGCTTAAAATTCTGTCAGTAATTACCAATGCTCAGCGATTCATGGAAATTCAGAAAGAATTCGGGAGTTTTTCTAATTATATCTGGAACTTTACAGGCGGAAAACCCATTGATAACAGTCCTCAGACTTTAGCTGATGTTCCTGCCACAACAGAAATTTCCGATCTTATATCCAAAGAACTTAAAAAAAGAGGATTTAAATTCGTAGGTTCTACAGTAATTTATGCCCATATGCAAGCTACCGGAATGGTAAATGACCACATAAAGGACTGCTTTACCAGAAAATAATTGCAGGTACTGATTCAAATTCCAGTAAAATAAATTCCAAAATAAAAAAATCTTGAAAGGCTTATGAATACTTTGTTTCATAACTTATTGATATTTTTGTATCATTAAAAAATGAAAACTTCTGTTGAAATATGAAGAAAATAGGAATTATAGGTTATGGCTGGCTGGGAGAAAAAATTGCATCTTCTTTATCCGGAAAATATACACTATCTGCAACGACAACAACAGATAATAAAGTAAATGATCTTAACGGCAAAGGAATTCATGCAGTACTAGCTTCTTTTCCGGATTATCAGCTGACAGAACCTGTTTCTCAATGGGAGGAAGTTGAAAATATTGATGTCTTGATCATTACCATTCCGGTTTCTGAAAAAAGCTGCTGCGTAAGTTCTTTATATAACAGAATCCAAAATTTATCAGCGTTTATCGGGGATTTTAAAGGGCAGATGTTTCTGATGAGTTCCACAGGAGTTTATCCGGATCTTCCGAAAGATTTTACAGAAGAAGATGTTCCATTGGAGAATGTATCGGGAGAAAGAATGTTGAGAAAT is a window from the Chryseobacterium indologenes genome containing:
- a CDS encoding glycoside hydrolase family 30 protein — translated: MRKLIVSCFVVGVVINVNAQNYWKKNAGKTAKVILTNSKADEKMADKGAVKFEQFGQPKETEACIFVAPNFKYQKLIGIGGAITDASAETFYKMPKNKQKEILDAYFGKNGLGYTVVRTNMNSCDFSSDSYTYVEDNDTSLKTFNVAHDEKYKIPMIKEAQKAIGNNFTFYFSPWSPPAWMKSNKSLYKGGRLENEYYQTWADYYIKFIKEYEKRGINIWGLTVQNEPMATQSWESCIYTAEEEGEFLKKNLGPTLWKNGYKDKKVMIWDHNRDLIYQRATTTLSDPETSKYASGIGYHWYETWNNKTQLFDNLAETHRAFPDKFLAFTEGCKEQFSMDKIYNVSLGELYSKNMLNDFNKGNALWTDWNILLDETGGPNHKGNFCFAPIIADTKTGEVFYTYEYYYIGHVSKYIKPNAQRIGSSSNRAALTSSAFMNENGQLVTVIMNDSDNDIETNLWIEGMAAKLNAPAHSIQTVIL
- a CDS encoding enoyl-ACP reductase FabI; its protein translation is MSYGLLKGKKGIIFGALNEQSIAWKVAERCHEEGAEFILSNAPIALRMGELNGLAEKTGSEVIGADATSIEDLEKLFDAAVAKFGKIDFILHSIGMSINVRKGKHYTEMNYDWLEKGWDISAVSFHKVMRVAWEKDCMNEWGSILALTYIAAQRTFPDYNDMSDNKAYLESIARTFGNYWGERKVRVNTVSQSPTMTTAGSGVKGFGGFLGYAEDMSPLGNATALECADYCVTLFSDLTKKVTMQNLFHDGGFSSSGVTQKVISKYDTE
- a CDS encoding DNA-3-methyladenine glycosylase I, with the protein product MEKIRCGWCEKDDLYRKYHDEEWGRPVYDDETIFEFLILESFQAGLSWYTILSKRENFRKAFDHFDYKKVAAYSEKKIEELMNNPGIIRNRLKILSVITNAQRFMEIQKEFGSFSNYIWNFTGGKPIDNSPQTLADVPATTEISDLISKELKKRGFKFVGSTVIYAHMQATGMVNDHIKDCFTRK